Below is a genomic region from Syngnathoides biaculeatus isolate LvHL_M chromosome 5, ASM1980259v1, whole genome shotgun sequence.
GGCCGGCACGGGCTGCAGCGTGAACTCGGGGTCGACGTAGCTGACGTCGCAAGGACTCGTCTGCGGGGAAAGGAGAGACCAGATGGAGACGGGGATCCGACAGATTGAGGACAGAGCCCGTCGGCCGGCGCGATTACCACATTGGGGACGAACGGGGGGGCCACTTTCTTGGCCAGCAGGTCGTCCCAGTCCACGTATGAAAAGAAGGGGTGCTCCCGCAGCTCCTCCTGGGCGACCCACAAAGATCCGCCTCGCCGTCACCATGCGGATTCGCAACGTTTTGCCGTCTTCCGCGCGCGTCCTTACCACGTCGCGGCGCTCCCCCAAGCGTCTGGAGACCTTCCTCTCCAGCAAGCCCCCCAACAGCGAGCGGGCCGCCTCGGACGTTCCGCTCCGGAGCCGGAGAGGCTCGTGGACTATCTTGGCAAACATCTCTGCTTTGCTGCGGCTGTAAAATGGAGGCTGCCACGCCAAACGGGGCAAAAAGAGGATTAGGAACATAAATGAAGCTCTCGAGACCGCATGTTGTTGGGGTTTTTGGGGTGGGGAATTCTCGCCGATTTGCAAGAGATTAAATTCCGGGAAGTCCGGTTCGGGACTCCTGCAAAAAGGCATTTGTGAAATTGGTGTTTGGGAGTAATTTCTTCCCACCTTCATTTTTGGCACATGGGATTTGAGTCTCGTGGTTCGGGACCCCGAAACATCTGTGACGGGGGTCCATTTAGTTTTTGATGGAATTCTGGCGCGTCGAAAATACATTTCATGGGAGATACTCGCGTCCACTAAATTTTGGGAGTTTTTGAGGATGGCGACAAACAACGAGGAGTTCAGGAAGACGGAAATCAAACGTTTGCGTGAGAAGAAAGGCAGAAAACGCCACTCACGTGCCCGTAAAGCATCTCGAAAAGGACGCTGCCGAGTCCCCACCAGTCCACGGCGGGACCGTACGCGTGACCCAGCAGCACCTCCGGCGCGAGGTACTCCGGCGTCCCGCAGAAGGTTTGCATGACCTCGCCCGCGGCCACGCCTTCTTTGCACAGTCCAAAGTCGGTCAGCTTCACGTGGCCCTCACAGTCCAGCAAAATGTTCTCCGGTTTCAGGTCCCTGACGAACAGACAAAagcatccgttttcttagccgcttatgctcacgggggccacaggagcgctggagcctatcccagctgtcaaggggcaggaggcggggtacaccctggactgcccgccagccaatcgcaggtcacatcgaggcaaacaatcacactgaggggcaatttagagtgtccgatcaatgttgcatttttgggggatgtggaaggaaaccggagtgtccacctggagaaaaaccacgcaggtacatgcaacctccacacagacgggtccgggatcgaaccggggacctcagaactgtgagctgatccaccgtgcgacctttcacACGACATTTCAAAGTTTCCTGTTCTGACGCGGCAGCAGAAGGCAACTTTGCCGTTCTTTTTCCACGTCGGCGACGTCACGCGCCGCCGCGAACGTTCACCTGTAGACGACGTCTAACGAGTGGAGGTAGCCCAGCGCCATGGAAATCTCCGCGGCGTAAAAAGCGGCCCTGCTCTCGGGGAAGGAGCCCTCGTTCTGGAGGTGGTAGAAAAGCTGAAAGTGGCAAGAAGGAAGAAGCGGCTGTCGGCGCCttggaaggaaaaacaaaacaaccgcGGGCGGTTTTGGCATTTGTTTACCTCGCCTCCGTTAACGTAGTCCACAACAAAGTAGAGCAAGTTTGGGGTCTGGAACGCGAAGCGGAGTCCCACCAGGAAAGGATGTTGGAGGCCTTTGAGCAGGACGCTCCTCTCAACCATCACGTGCTGCTGCTACGGGTGCGGTCAGAACCGCGTCAAAACGGACTGCAGACGCGGGTATAAAAAGTCTACGCACCCCCTCGCTCAAATGTCAGGTTTTCGGTGACGGCCGTGCACATCGGTCCCCTCGGCGGCTCAATTCGCGAAAAGAAAACATCTTCGGTCAAAATGaacctggcatttgaagaggggtgtgtagactttttcaaGTCAATTGAAGGCGGTTTACCTCTTTCCTCATGACGATGGTCTGTTTGTGTAAGACTTTCACGGCGTAGCAGCCGCCATCTTTTCTGTGTTTGGCCAGTAGCACCTGAATGAAAGGATCCGGAAAAATTgcgcaaaacaaaatcaaaaacataaagcaagagaaagagaaagagaaagagaaaacgCTACCTTTCCAAAACTCCCTTTGCCGATGACTTTGAGGTAATCAAAGTCAGACGGTTTCATCCTGGCAGACAAAGGAAGAAAAGTTACTTTTATCGACTTTGCCTTTACATATCGCAATGGAAAATAAAGAaacccaaaatgtatttttgattttgtacatgttttttttttcttttcatgtaaaAAGCTGGTATCAGAATGCTCCTTTCACTGCATTTGTTTCCCCACCCGGGAGAGTCGCGTTCTCATCCTTTGTGAGCTTGTCTTTAATTGCCaattttttctatttttctctttgtgattttttttttccccatgaccTCCACGTTGAACTGtcgcgagtttaaaaaaaaaaaaaatcaaaatttgcgCGCACCGAAACGTTCACATCCGCCCCGTTGTGTTTATTTCCTCTATACTGCACTTAGGaggttggcggcacggtggctcagccactcatgaggtcctgggttcgatccccgcgcctgcgtttgcttttctccgggtgtgcactccagtttccgcccacatccccaaaacgtacAACTTCAACTGTACGCTCTAAATGGGCCCAAGAcgcgattgtgagcgcggctggttgtctcgatctgccctgcgattggctggcgaccagttcagggtgtgccccgcctcctgcccgttgacagctggtacgGATAGCTTTCCaatgacgccatcttgtgtgtcagaacacaggtgataagcgtgaagttttttttctatcgttaattgaTCTGATTGCTCTAAGtagtggtgacgtcattggaaaccgatccgtaggctccggcgctcaccacgaccctcgtgaggataagcggcaaagaaaatggatgtacttAGGTAGGggctttttgtatttgtatgcgGCACACTTGCGGGCCGCGTAAGATTTATcgctggaactttttttttttttttttttgcggctcaTTCGGCGGAATGCTAAATACAGTCGAATAGTCCAAATTTTACGGTATTGACGTCCAGAGAAAAATGATACTCACCGGGAGGTTTGAGACTTGAGTGAGCCCTGAGGAGACGGCAAATACGACAAAGGTCAAGAAGTCATCTTTTGAATGGTTTCCTGTCAACGCCACGCCGccttacattttctttgctcacCGCGGTTCCTCTTCCGCTTCCGTCTCGCAGCTTTTCCCACTTTTTGCTCCGAGGCCGACGGATCCTGCAAGCGTCCTCCTGGCTTCAAGTGAGAGAGGCGAGGGTCATAATCATTTTTCCCGATATGGATTCTCATCTTGTGGCGACTTACTGCTGGCAAAGCGGCTGATAGGGGGCAACTTTGTGCAGCAGCTCCCTGAAGAGAAATTTCCTCCCCTTGAGCAGAGCTGCAAGACCTTGCGTTAGTTACATGACAattaatacaaagaaaaattaaaaatgtcgcAAAGAACATGGCAGAAACAGGAAATAAAAGAGCTTCAGAAATTATCAGGCACTCACACGATGAATATGAAATCGTGCATTTATAGGTTCAATTTTAAGTTTTGATAAAGTTTCACGAATGGGCGTCATTTTTATGTATTGCGACCAAAACGAGGCAAACGTCGTCGCAGCGTTTTCATGAACTCCACGCAAAAAgcactttctgttttttttttgttttttttttttttctttttagcgaTTTAATATTGTAGACGTAGCAAAGTTCGCGACAATCTTGCTAGCATGTGACGTCATTAAGCTCGTTACCTGCGAAAAACGACGCGAGCCTCCTCATTTCGGCGCAGGTCATCGCTCGGCCGCGCGTCCTCGTCATGCGGGCGAAACCTTCGTGCAGCAAACGATCCGGACTGCAGTCCGACGAACCGGAGCGaccccccccgcctcctcctccttttttttttttttttttttttgcagactagTGCTGCGTTCGCGGACACTCGGAATTAAAGGTCGTTAAAGGTCGCATTTAACTGAGTGTCCATATTTTCACGGACATATAACTTATCATAGATTCAATCTAAAAGATTTCTTGGATCTGTTCGGAGAAGATTGTTTtgcttggttgttttttttttttttgtatgcccACTTAAATGCATCATTCGTCATCATCAGATTCCAGTGTTTCACAGTGTAGTTATTAATTAAaggcggaaggaaggaaggaaggaaagaaaaatattgcTTCCTTGCTAGAAAGTGACGTGAATTGAAAAGTCAAAAtagaacttgcaaaatacatAAATGGACACCGTAGGAGGGTCCAATTTGTATCCAAAGCAAAAGGGCGCTCACACTCGTGTGGATtgtttctgttttcgaatgatgGCTCCTGTATCGAGCGTGTACTTGAACCCATTTCCTGATCTTAGGTCATCATTGTAAATTCCTCCAACAAATCAAAATAATCGTTTATGCCCACGAAcagcactggaaaaaaaaaataataaaaaatcagGGTCCACCGGTGACCCTTGGCTGTTTCACTGAAATTCAAGCGACTAAATATAGTTAATAGGTCACGACCGAGTGTGGCGGCATTCGACGACCGCGGACGAGCCGTCTTGTG
It encodes:
- the sgk2b gene encoding serine/threonine-protein kinase Sgk2b isoform X3; translation: MTRTRGRAMTCAEMRRLASFFAGLAALLKGRKFLFRELLHKVAPYQPLCQHQEDACRIRRPRSKKWEKLRDGSGRGTAGSLKSQTSRMKPSDFDYLKVIGKGSFGKVLLAKHRKDGGCYAVKVLHKQTIVMRKEQQHVMVERSVLLKGLQHPFLVGLRFAFQTPNLLYFVVDYVNGGELFYHLQNEGSFPESRAAFYAAEISMALGYLHSLDVVYRDLKPENILLDCEGHVKLTDFGLCKEGVAAGEVMQTFCGTPEYLAPEVLLGHAYGPAVDWWGLGSVLFEMLYGHPPFYSRSKAEMFAKIVHEPLRLRSGTSEAARSLLGGLLERKVSRRLGERRDVVRTRAEDGKTLRIRMVTARRIFVGRPGGAAGAPLLFIRGLGRPAGQESGPPVRPQCDESLRRQLRRPRVHAAARAGLRRRRVPRGRGRPSLRRLLLRERLLRRADCTKYLVFFYDLNLCEWPRVVVPDSVVVHLPERDFECL
- the sgk2b gene encoding serine/threonine-protein kinase Sgk2b isoform X2, which produces MTRTRGRAMTCAEMRRLASFFAALLKGRKFLFRELLHKVAPYQPLCQHQEDACRIRRPRSKKWEKLRDGSGRGTAVSKENGSLKSQTSRMKPSDFDYLKVIGKGSFGKVLLAKHRKDGGCYAVKVLHKQTIVMRKEQQHVMVERSVLLKGLQHPFLVGLRFAFQTPNLLYFVVDYVNGGELFYHLQNEGSFPESRAAFYAAEISMALGYLHSLDVVYRDLKPENILLDCEGHVKLTDFGLCKEGVAAGEVMQTFCGTPEYLAPEVLLGHAYGPAVDWWGLGSVLFEMLYGHPPFYSRSKAEMFAKIVHEPLRLRSGTSEAARSLLGGLLERKVSRRLGERRDVVRTRAEDGKTLRIRMVTARRIFVGRPGGAAGAPLLFIRGLGRPAGQESGPPVRPQCDESLRRQLRRPRVHAAARAGLRRRRVPRGRGRPSLRRLLLRERLLRRADCTKYLVFFYDLNLCEWPRVVVPDSVVVHLPERDFECL
- the sgk2b gene encoding serine/threonine-protein kinase Sgk2b isoform X1; protein product: MTRTRGRAMTCAEMRRLASFFAGLAALLKGRKFLFRELLHKVAPYQPLCQHQEDACRIRRPRSKKWEKLRDGSGRGTAVSKENGSLKSQTSRMKPSDFDYLKVIGKGSFGKVLLAKHRKDGGCYAVKVLHKQTIVMRKEQQHVMVERSVLLKGLQHPFLVGLRFAFQTPNLLYFVVDYVNGGELFYHLQNEGSFPESRAAFYAAEISMALGYLHSLDVVYRDLKPENILLDCEGHVKLTDFGLCKEGVAAGEVMQTFCGTPEYLAPEVLLGHAYGPAVDWWGLGSVLFEMLYGHPPFYSRSKAEMFAKIVHEPLRLRSGTSEAARSLLGGLLERKVSRRLGERRDVVRTRAEDGKTLRIRMVTARRIFVGRPGGAAGAPLLFIRGLGRPAGQESGPPVRPQCDESLRRQLRRPRVHAAARAGLRRRRVPRGRGRPSLRRLLLRERLLRRADCTKYLVFFYDLNLCEWPRVVVPDSVVVHLPERDFECL
- the sgk2b gene encoding serine/threonine-protein kinase Sgk2b isoform X4, which codes for MTRTRGRAMTCAEMRRLASFFAGLAALLKGRKFLFRELLHKVAPYQPLCQHQEDACRIRRPRSKKWEKLRDGSGRGTAVSKENGSLKSQTSRMKPSDFDYLKVIGKGSFGKVLLAKHRKDGGCYAVKVLHKQTIVMRKEQQHVMVERSVLLKGLQHPFLVGLRFAFQTPNLLYFVVDYVNGGELFYHLQNEGSFPESRAAFYAAEISMALGYLHSLDVVYRDLKPENILLDCEGHVKLTDFGLCKEGVAAGEVMQTFCGTPEYLAPEVLLGHAYGPAVDWWGLGSVLFEMLYGHPPFYSRSKAEMFAKIVHEPLRLRSGTSEAARSLLGGLLERKVSRRLGERRDVVRTRAEDGKTLRIRMVTARRIFVGRPGGAAGAPLLFIRGLGRPAGQESGPPVRPQCGNRAGRRALSSICRIPVSIWSLLSPQTSPCDVSYVDPEFTLQPVPASVGDGCQEGGAARAFVGFSYVNAS
- the sgk2b gene encoding serine/threonine-protein kinase Sgk2b isoform X6, with the translated sequence MTRTRGRAMTCAEMRRLASFFAGLAALLKGRKFLFRELLHKVAPYQPLCQHQEDACRIRRPRSKKWEKLRDGSGRGTAVSKENGSLKSQTSRMKPSDFDYLKVIGKGSFGKVLLAKHRKDGGCYAVKVLHKQTIVMRKEQQHVMVERSVLLKGLQHPFLVGLRFAFQTPNLLYFVVDYVNGGELFYHLQNEGSFPESRAAFYAAEISMALGYLHSLDVVYRDLKPENILLDCEGHVKLTDFGLCKEGVAAGEVMQTFCGTPEYLAPEVLLGHAYGPAVDWWGLGSVLFEMLYGHPPFYSRSKAEMFAKIVHEPLRLRSGTSEAARSLLGGLLERKVSRRLGERRDVEELREHPFFSYVDWDDLLAKKVAPPFVPNVTSPCDVSYVDPEFTLQPVPASVGDGCQEGGAARAFVGFSYVNAS
- the sgk2b gene encoding serine/threonine-protein kinase Sgk2b isoform X7, translating into MTRTRGRAMTCAEMRRLASFFAALLKGRKFLFRELLHKVAPYQPLCQHQEDACRIRRPRSKKWEKLRDGSGRGTAVSKENGSLKSQTSRMKPSDFDYLKVIGKGSFGKVLLAKHRKDGGCYAVKVLHKQTIVMRKEQQHVMVERSVLLKGLQHPFLVGLRFAFQTPNLLYFVVDYVNGGELFYHLQNEGSFPESRAAFYAAEISMALGYLHSLDVVYRDLKPENILLDCEGHVKLTDFGLCKEGVAAGEVMQTFCGTPEYLAPEVLLGHAYGPAVDWWGLGSVLFEMLYGHPPFYSRSKAEMFAKIVHEPLRLRSGTSEAARSLLGGLLERKVSRRLGERRDVEELREHPFFSYVDWDDLLAKKVAPPFVPNVTSPCDVSYVDPEFTLQPVPASVGDGCQEGGAARAFVGFSYVNAS
- the sgk2b gene encoding serine/threonine-protein kinase Sgk2b isoform X5; the protein is MTRTRGRAMTCAEMRRLASFFAGLAALLKGRKFLFRELLHKVAPYQPLCQHQEDACRIRRPRSKKWEKLRDGSGRGTAVSKENGSLKSQTSRMKPSDFDYLKVIGKGSFGKVLLAKHRKDGGCYAVKVLHKQTIVMRKEQQHVMVERSVLLKGLQHPFLVGLRFAFQTPNLLYFVVDYVNGGELFYHLQNEGSFPESRAAFYAAEISMALGYLHSLDVVYRDLKPENILLDCEGHVKLTDFGLCKEGVAAGEVMQTFCGTPEYLAPEVLLGHAYGPAVDWWGLGSVLFEMLYGHPPFYSRSKAEMFAKIVHEPLRLRSGTSEAARSLLGGLLERKVSRRLGERRDVEELREHPFFSYVDWDDLLAKKVAPPFVPNVVIAPADGLCPQSVGSPSPSGLSFPRRRVLATSATSTPSSRCSPCRPPSATGAKRAGPPEPSSASPT